GCAAAGTATAAACGACATCAACAAAGTGCAGATAGATTTAGATCAGGTCAAGGTGGACCTGCGAAATTCGATTCTTACAGGCGACAGTTCTTTTACCGTACCTGTCCAGCAGAACATGAAAGACTTGCTGCAGCAGTTTCAGATGTATAGGCAATTGAACCACAATACTTACGAGCAAGGTGTCATCAAACAACTCGCCCCAAAGGTTTCACAGTACAATCAGAACGTCCAAGTGGTGGTCCGTGAGTTGACGAAAGGGGAAAGTAGTGCGGCGAGACAAATGCTGGGTTCAACGCTGACCATTGAAGAGGACTCTATCTCGTTTTTATTGTCAGGGTTGGTTGCGTCGGCACAGAAAACGGCGCAGGAACATATCACACATTCACAGCATTTGCAAAGCATTTCAACGATGGTCTTGATATTGAGTGTTATTGCTATCGCCATACTTAGCCTTGGAATCGGCATCTCAATTTCCAGGTCCTTGACGTTGTCAGTTCGTCGAATTGTAGATGCTGTTGAGCGAGTTGGCCAAGGTCGTCTTGAACACTTCATCAATCATGATTCTGGAGACGAATTTGGGAAGTTGGCAGGTGCCATTGACAGGATGATTCTGCAGTTAAGAGATATTATCTATGGTGTCGTTTCGGCATCAAGTCAGGTTGCAGCGTCTGCGCAACAACTGGCTGCAAGTTCTGAAGATAATAGCCAGTCTGCAGAACATATTGCATCTATCATTCAAATTACATCAGAAGGCGTAGAGCGACAGACAACCAGTCTTGAAGAGAGTAAACAAGCCATTCAGGCCATGACAAATGGTGTTCAACGCATTGCTGACAATGTGAGCGTCATTTTATCCTCTGCCACTGTGACAGGTCATAAGGTGGAGGTCGGCAATATCGCGGTTACGGCTGCGGTCGAACAGATGAACAACATCAGCAAAACAGTAAGCGCACTAGGAACTGTTGTTCAAGACTTAGGGGCTCAGTCAGCCAAAATCGGACAAATTGTGGATACCATGACAAGTCTTGCGAGTCAAACCAACCTCCTTGCCCTCAATGCAGCAATTGAAGCAGCACGTGCGGGGGAGAGCGGACGGGGGTTCACCGTTGTAGCTGGTGAAGTTCGTAAGTTAGCGGAAGCATCGGCTGAATCCGCCAAGAAGATCACGGCCTTGGTTGAACATATTCAAGGTGGAACTGCGAAGGCTGTACTGGCAACGACAAAGACAACAGAACAAGTTACTAGTGGACTGGAAGCCGTGAACGCAGCAGGGAGGTCCTTCGAAGAAATAAATGCATCGATGCAAACCGTCACTAACCAGATAGAACAAGCATCAGTTGCATCCCAACGGCTTAGTTTAGGTGCTGCCGAACTGACGACCGCGGTGGCCGAGATTGCGAACGTATCGCATGAGACAGCAGTTGGAATGCAAAACGTATCGTCATCGACAGAAGAACAGCTCGCCACCACTCAAGAAATTACCGCCTCGGCATCTGCGCTTACAGAGCTGGCTGCGCAACTTCAATCGATGGTCAGTCAGTTTCGTCTTGGACGGACCAGTTGAGACCGTGATTTGTAATTTCGACTGACGGTCGAGAAGGATTTTGTTGGCCAAATACATAAACATACAGTTGTGGTTTTTGATGGCTGGGTGTACCCTGGCGGAATAACCGAGATCGGGGAAAATCTGATTGATGGTGTGATGCGTGAAATAAAAGAGGAAAGTGGCATCGATGCAATAGTTAGCCATTTGGTGAACGTCGTATCGAGTAGGGAAGTGCACAAGTGGTACGACGGGGTGACCGATGTCCCCACTAAGGTCATGTTTGATTTTGTATGTAAAGCGGTCGACCAACCAGTGTAGGGAGGTATGTATGGAACTTCGAACTCACGTCAAAGTATTCCTTGATTCAATTTCCGAGGAGGACCCTGCACCGCCAATGGATGCGGTGGAATTGCGACGCAGGCAGAAGTCAAGAACCATTGCGCTTGAACAGAGACCATCTGTCTGGAACGTCGAGGACATGTCTATCCCATTGCCGGAACGAAACATACCCATCCGGGTTTACACACCAAATGAAAGTCGAGAATTACCACTGCTCTTATACTTTCATGGCGGTGGTTTTTGTATCGGGAGTTTGGAGAGTCATGACGTCACCTGTCGTCATCTCGCGAACAAGTTGGGATGGAAGGTGATTGCGGTTGATTACCGACTTGCCCCCGAACACCCGTTTCCAGCAGGAGTTGAAGATTGCTACGCGGTCGCGAAGTGGTGCAGTGACAATGCTCCTTCACTAAACATCAATCCCTCCATGATTGCGGTTGCGGGAGACAGTTCGGGGGGAACCTTTGCGACAGCGGTCACGATAATGGCCCGAGACCGAGGAACACCGCCCCTTCACAAGCAGGTCTTGATATACCCAAATACGGAGTTTCACCAGTCCCTCGTTCCATCGAAATACGAATCCTATGCAGAGTGTGGGTCGAAGTATTTAACAACGGAGCAAGGGATTGGCCAGTTTTGGTCATGGTACATGCCAGATGTCAGGCAAGCTTATGATGCTTACGCATCGCCCATTAAAGCAAGCCATCTATCCGATTTACCTCCTGCATTGGTTCTAACGGCAGAATATGACCCCTTACGGGATGAAGGCGAGGCGTACGCATATCGGCTTCAGGAGTCGGGTGTACGTGTACGGCTCATTCGCTATGGGGGCACGATTCATGGATTTTTAGCTCATCTTTGACAGTGCCCTTGGCCCAGTAAGGGATTGTAGGTGGTATTTTGCCCTACAACGCAAAGAGCCCCAAACTGGTTGGGGCCTCCGGATGTGAATTCAGACTAAACGAGCGTGCCGGACGACGTCTGACGCAGATGGATGGCTTTCGCAGGAAGTGGAATGTTCAGTGCCTTGAGCACCTCACGCAGGTCCTGCGGCGGAGGTGGCACGCTCAGAAACTCTTTCCCAAGGAATTCAGTCTTCATTACGTGCCATCGCTTTAGTTCCTTCATGATTCGTTCGCCGGTGTACCAGCGCGCGCCCAGTTCCTCCAGCCGTTGCTCACGCCCTGCAGCGTTGTCCATCTGCTGAGCTTCGCGCTCACGCTGTTCCCACCAGCGGCGGTACATCACTTGAACCTCTTGCTCGAACAGATATGCCAGTACACAGACGAAGATGTGGCCACGAACACGCTTCTCATTCCAGTGGTAAACCGGGCCGACATCGAGGAAGTTCTTAATCTCGCGAAACGCCCGTTCCACGTTCATCAATGTTTTGTAGGAGGTGACAACCTGTTCGGCTGGTAGATTGGTGTTGGTTTTAATCACAAACTTTCCGTCTCGGAGCGCTTCCTTGGCTAGGGCCCCCTCGTTACGTTTGTAGGAGAGCTTCTCGTCATTGAACTCCACTTCAAGAAACGCTTGTACACCTTTTTTCGTGAGGATGTCGCTGACCTTGAGCATCACGGACTGTGTGCTTGTTTTCCGACCGCGGTGAGGTTTCTCCAACCACGTCCCGTATTCGACCAGGGCTTGTTCTGCTTCCTCTAACGCGGACACACGGAAGGCTTCGTCTGTCTTTGCCTTGAGTGGGTTGTGGCAGAGAATATAGCGAGCATCTTGCCCTTTTTCATCATCCTCGACGGCAGATGCAGGCACCTCAAGGTAGCTGAGGTTACCACGTAGTTCGGTATAGACTGAGATGTCATTGTACTTTGTTAACAAGGTGTCGCTGACCACACGACCACGTTTGTGGTAGCCCACAATAAAGGGATATTGGAGTTCTGCCAATAGCTCGGTGTTCTTTTTGGTGACCATGCCACGGTCCCCGACGAAGACACACTGTTCTACCGAGAAGTCTTTCTTCAAACGTTCTAGAATCTCTTTGACGGTCTTCTTGTCCGGTGTGTTTCCTGCAAAGACTTCATGAGTGATTGGCAGGCCGTCCGGTGTGACAAGTAGGCCGAGTTCAACCTGCTCTAGGTCTGGTCGGTGGGTTCGGGAGTATCCGTGTTCGCCAATCGGACAGTGGTGGCCACTGAGATGCGTACTGGTTAGGTCATAGAGTACCAGCGACAGGCGAAAGCTCAGAAGGTCCGTGAGTCGCTGGTAGATGAGCTTCTCAAGCTGTGGCTTCATGTCCATGAGGTGATCCAAGGCACGGTAAAAATGTTGGAGCTGCCACGGTTCATCACCTGACTCTGGCAGATACATGTCTTCAATGGTGTGGAACAGGTCCAGCTTGCTGGACGGGTTCATCAAACGGTTACAGACCATCGCCTTCACATAGCGGGCCACATCAAATGTGACCTGGCGATCTTTCAATTCGTTTTGTACAGCTTTGGTTAGCCCCAACTGGTCCCACAAAAATTGAACCACGTAGGGAACGCCGAAAGAGAGGGTCGACTTCGGGTCGAAGTCCTCGATCGAACCAGAGGCACGGTTTTGTAGGAGCGATTCCAGAGTGCGAATAAACTGTTGAATTTCTTCCTCAGAGTAGCCATCAACGTTACCAAGGCTAGCAATCCGGCGCTTTTTAACTGCCTTTCCCTCGCGGCGTTTTGTGGATACAATTTGTGCGAACACAGGGCTCACCACCACAACTATTATTACCTACGAATATAGTACAAAAATATAAATATATCAACAATAAAGTTATCCACTGTCCAAACAATTTTTGACCTACATTTTCGAGCTAAAAACAGGACTTATCAACAGAAAACCGCGCAGCAGCGCGGTTCCGGGTCCTACAGGGCCGAGTTTTCCACAGTTAAACTGTCAAAGATGAGTTTTAGGACTTTTTGCACAGAAGGCTGAGGGCCAACAAGCCTTTGCAGATATCGTGCAGTTTTTGACAGAGTAAACGATGAAAAAGTCACTCAAGATGGTCTGAGATTCTGCGCTGTTCGACACTGCTCATAACATCACCTTTCCACCGGCAATGTCCAGCGTGACTCCGGTTATCCACGATGAGGCAGAAGATGCGAAAAATAACGTCGCCGCGGCCACATCTTCTGGCTGTCCAATCCGCCCCAATGGGAATGTCTCCGCGAGCGCCTGGCGGTCTTCTGCTGAAACCCACGTCCTCATTTTTTCGTTCTCAACTGCTGAGGGAGCAATGCAATTGACCCGTATTCCTGCTTTTGCAAACTCCCCGGCCAGGTGGCGACTCAACGCAATCACACCGGATTTTGCTGCCGCGTAAGCGGCCGATGACCGCGCGGCTTGGCGAGCAGCCGCAGAGGACATGGTGATAATGGCACCGGATTGTTGGGCCATCATGTCGGGCAAAAACGTCGAAATCGTGAGGAAGGTTGACGTGAGATCCGTTTCGATAACTTCACGCCAATGCGGAATTGTCTCTTTTGCGGTTGCAACCGGCATCCCGTTTCCGCCTGCAAACACAACGAGAATGTCCACCAACCCGAGTTCATTAGCAACTCTATCATGCAAGAGTGCGACATCGGCTTCGACCGTACAATCGGCAGCCACACCAATGGCCTGCCCTCCTGTCGAAACAATACGGTTGACGGTGGCATCAATGGCATTCTGATTCCTGCCAACCACAGCAACGGACACGCCGTTTTTGGCAAGTGCCTGAGCCGATGCGGCTCCAAGCCCACGCGACCCACCGGTCACGACGGCCACTTTGCCTGCAAGATCCGGGTACTGAATTCCATTGGGAATGAAACTTGCGTAAGATCCGTTCACGAATGACCTCTCCCTTACACGTGGTAAAAGCTCACATGTGAGAAAATATTGGGGCGCACTTTAAACAGTCAGGTCCAGAAGCTTCATCCGTGCACTTCGTGCGGTTGGGATGGAACTGAAGCATTGGAAAGCCCAGTTGTTTAGTCTTTCAAAATTTCACGGATATGGTTGTATTCGTCTTCCGTGATATCTCCTTTTGCCAGCCGCTGTTTTAAAACAGCGTCAGCCCCGCCCTCTCTGTTCCAAGGTCCATACATCGGCCCGCAGTAACCATCACCGGATCGGCGAAAACGGCGAAAGAAAATGATTCGAGCTATGATGAAACACAGCACCACAAAACCAAAAATTCCAAACGGGAAGACGAGCGGAAAAAAAGCAAATCCATAAGGATGTCCCCACCACATGCAAAATCCCTCCTCAAGTGTGTTGCGGCTTGAACCGCGTGACCTAAGAATAGCGACGCAATGTCTCAAAGCTGTTGGGAAAAGTGTCACGAAACCATCAACAAGGAGTCACAAAGCAGGCTCAGTTCGCGGATGACAAGGCAGATGCGGCTCGGAACATGCTACACTTCCCTTGCAGAGTCACCCTGAAGGTCACCGTGAGAAGTTCATGGCGAGATGAAAAAGTTAAGTGTGTGAAAACGAGGGATTCCCATGGACAATTCGAAGACAGTTCTAGTGGTGGATGATGATCCGGTGATTGTGGAACTCATCCGCGATTTTCTCGAAAATGACGGTTTTCAAGTGGAGTCGGGTACTAGTGCTGACGATGCATTGACTGTGCTGGCGCATACAGCGGTTGACTGCATCATTCTCGATGTAATGATGCCGGGACAGACGGGCTTTGACTTGTGCAAGCAGCTTCGTGTAGACAGCGACGTTCCGATTCTCTTTTTAAGCGCCCGAGACGATGACGTTCATAAAATACGAGGACTCAGTATCGGCGGAGACGACTATATCGTCAAATCTGCTTCGCCTGCTGAAGTGGTAGCAAGGGTTAAAGCAATTTTACGCCGGAGTTCGAAGCCGACCAGTCGACACGTGGTTCTCGACTATGGCAGGCTCGCTGTGCACCTGTCGGCGCGCGAGGTTACTGTCGGTGGACAATCGGTTGCTTTCACGCCGAAGGAATATGACCTGCTTTGCCTACTAGCTGAGCATCCTCGTCAAGTATTCACGTATGAGTATCTGCTCGACAAGTTTTGGGAGGGTATCGGCGATAAACATACAGTACGCGTGCATGTTGCACGGATTAGAGAAAAGGTCGAACAGGATGCCAATAATCCCCGGTTTATTGTAAATGTCTGGGGTGTGGGTTACCGATTTGAAGGGACGCCGGTATGAGAATTCGAAAATACATGGTTGTCGGGGTGCTTTCGATTGTCATATTTCCGTGGCTGGTCTATTTTCTTATTTCACTGATTGGTTCGCATTCATGGCTGACACAACGTGGCACAGGACAGACGAACCTGACGCAAACGACCGAGCGGATGATTCAAGATGAGCGCAATTGGGCATCCGCGGACTGGCAGAAGCTGATGGCCCTGCAATTGCAGCACGAAGGTGTTGACGTGGAGATACGTTCTCCCTCCAATCAAGTGATTTTTGAATCGGCAAGACAGGGTTTTCATCGACATCAGCCATGGATGTCCGAACAGCGAACAGCCGTGATGAACAATGGCCAATTGGTCGGCACAGTGCTGGTCTCACAACCTGGAAACGCCGACCCACTGGCAGCAGTAGGAGCGATTTTGGCCTGTGTTTTTGCTGTGACCTTCGTAGGCTTGCAAATGGGCAGAAACGTCATCAAGCCGCTCGAATCGATGAATCGTGCGGCACTGCGGATTGCCGAGGGCGATTTCGACTTCACAATCGCTGCTTCCAGTGCCGTTGAAATCCGACAGGTACGGACTGCGTTTGAGGTGATGGTAAAAGGGCTTCGCGAAGCCTTTTCAAAACAGCAAAAATTAGAGGAAGAACGGAAATTCTTCATTGGTGCCATTGCGCATGACCTGCGTACCCCATTATTCGCGTTACGCGGATTCCTCGATGGCATGGAACAAGGGATTGCCAAGTCTCCGGACAAACTGGCTCATTACCTGGAGGTTTGTCAAGACAAGGCCGCTCATCTTGACCGGTTGGTTTCTGATTTGTTTGCGTTTACCAGGCTTGAGTACATGGAACAGACATTACAGACCGAAGCTTTCAATTTGTCAGAGGTCGTCAATACGGCAATTGAAAGTATGGCTCGTAGAGCACGCGAAAAGGAGATTGTTTTGTCCACGAATACCCTTGATGTGGACTGCGTCATCTCCGGAGACCCGCATCTTTTGGAGCGAGCCATCACAAATCTGTTGGACAATGCGCTCAGGCACACGCCGAATCAGGGGAGCGTTACCATTCGCTTAAAGCGACTACCGGAGAAGATAGAGCTGACAATGAGCGACACGGGTTCTGGTTTTGACAATGATGATTTAGTCCGCATTTTTGAGCCTCTGTATCGGGGAGATGGTTCACGGAATGCCTCGACGGGGGGAGCAGGACTGGGCCTGAGCATCGCAAGACGCATCTTCCGATGTCATGGAGGGGACCTTTTCGCTGAGAACGCGTCGAGTGGAGGAGCAGTACTTACAGGCTGGATGCCACTTCTGGAACATCATCACGAGTGAATTGAGAAAACATCGTATCCGATTGTAGAAATTGGCACTGCTCGTTCGTCATCACAGCGAACGTAGATAAGCACCTAGTGTGTATAAAGGAGGATAATCATGCACTACACCCTCATGTTTTATGAAAGCCAAGAGGATTTTTCCCTGCGGACCGATCCGCTTCGGCAGAAAGAGTATGTGGCGAACTGGGCGCACTACGTCCATGCGCTGTGATGAAGCCCAGGCGGCTTTCAGCCGTGCGATTGGATTATCAAGTGATGCTTCCGTCCGCGAGTTTCTGAAGCAGCAATCCGGCGAAGGTGAGGCGGGGTCACGGAGCAGATCGTGATCGTGATAGCCCTATCATTGCCATGACATCCACTGGCTTGTTATCCCATTCTCTGAATAACTGTCCTGGTTCCACGTGATCGATGTACAGAATACCGTCTAAGTGGTCTATTTCGTGTTGCATACACACCGCCAATTTTCCTTCACCTTCGTAAAATACTTCTTCACCTGCACGGTTTAACGACCGCACTTTGACGTATTGTGCTCTCTTCACTTTTCCGTAGTAACCTGGTATCGACAAACACCCTTCCCAGGTGTACTGCTCACCAGAAGTAGCCACGATCTCCGGATTAATCAATTCGACCAATCCACTATTGTCATAGTCCAAAACATTGACGCGTTTCGCAACACCCACCTGAGGTGCGGCTAAGCCAGCACGCCCATCTGAGGCGTATAGTGTTTCAATCATGTCATCGAGCAGTTTCACGATTCCGGCCGTGAATGCAGGAATGGTTTTGCACTCGACCCTTAAGATTGGGTCCCCCAATGTACGGATAAACCTTTGCGCCATACGAATTTCTCCTCTCTAGCTTCTGGGGTACACTACCTGGGCCATCTCGATGAAGGCCCGAACTACGGGCGAAGCCTCATCAAGTGATGGAGCGATTAGATACAGCGTGACTGCTATCGGTGGCTCTACACGATGGACATGGACATTCGATAGGTCGACGGCTGCACTGAAGCTCTCGGGAATGACCGTAACAGCAATGCCTTCCTCGACAAGTCGGAGCGCCGCGAGTAAATCACTCACCTCGTACAGTACACGGAGGTTTATTCCTTGCTGAATGAGCAACTGCTGAACC
The Alicyclobacillus curvatus genome window above contains:
- the def gene encoding peptide deformylase, with product MAQRFIRTLGDPILRVECKTIPAFTAGIVKLLDDMIETLYASDGRAGLAAPQVGVAKRVNVLDYDNSGLVELINPEIVATSGEQYTWEGCLSIPGYYGKVKRAQYVKVRSLNRAGEEVFYEGEGKLAVCMQHEIDHLDGILYIDHVEPGQLFREWDNKPVDVMAMIGLSRSRSAP
- a CDS encoding HAMP domain-containing histidine kinase, whose translation is MRIRKYMVVGVLSIVIFPWLVYFLISLIGSHSWLTQRGTGQTNLTQTTERMIQDERNWASADWQKLMALQLQHEGVDVEIRSPSNQVIFESARQGFHRHQPWMSEQRTAVMNNGQLVGTVLVSQPGNADPLAAVGAILACVFAVTFVGLQMGRNVIKPLESMNRAALRIAEGDFDFTIAASSAVEIRQVRTAFEVMVKGLREAFSKQQKLEEERKFFIGAIAHDLRTPLFALRGFLDGMEQGIAKSPDKLAHYLEVCQDKAAHLDRLVSDLFAFTRLEYMEQTLQTEAFNLSEVVNTAIESMARRAREKEIVLSTNTLDVDCVISGDPHLLERAITNLLDNALRHTPNQGSVTIRLKRLPEKIELTMSDTGSGFDNDDLVRIFEPLYRGDGSRNASTGGAGLGLSIARRIFRCHGGDLFAENASSGGAVLTGWMPLLEHHHE
- a CDS encoding alpha/beta hydrolase; translation: MELRTHVKVFLDSISEEDPAPPMDAVELRRRQKSRTIALEQRPSVWNVEDMSIPLPERNIPIRVYTPNESRELPLLLYFHGGGFCIGSLESHDVTCRHLANKLGWKVIAVDYRLAPEHPFPAGVEDCYAVAKWCSDNAPSLNINPSMIAVAGDSSGGTFATAVTIMARDRGTPPLHKQVLIYPNTEFHQSLVPSKYESYAECGSKYLTTEQGIGQFWSWYMPDVRQAYDAYASPIKASHLSDLPPALVLTAEYDPLRDEGEAYAYRLQESGVRVRLIRYGGTIHGFLAHL
- a CDS encoding methyl-accepting chemotaxis protein, which produces MRKNFWSATIARNLTMFQKLMATFLIIVVLLMGLGATQWYLNAQSKNDARMIYIDDMQSINDINKVQIDLDQVKVDLRNSILTGDSSFTVPVQQNMKDLLQQFQMYRQLNHNTYEQGVIKQLAPKVSQYNQNVQVVVRELTKGESSAARQMLGSTLTIEEDSISFLLSGLVASAQKTAQEHITHSQHLQSISTMVLILSVIAIAILSLGIGISISRSLTLSVRRIVDAVERVGQGRLEHFINHDSGDEFGKLAGAIDRMILQLRDIIYGVVSASSQVAASAQQLAASSEDNSQSAEHIASIIQITSEGVERQTTSLEESKQAIQAMTNGVQRIADNVSVILSSATVTGHKVEVGNIAVTAAVEQMNNISKTVSALGTVVQDLGAQSAKIGQIVDTMTSLASQTNLLALNAAIEAARAGESGRGFTVVAGEVRKLAEASAESAKKITALVEHIQGGTAKAVLATTKTTEQVTSGLEAVNAAGRSFEEINASMQTVTNQIEQASVASQRLSLGAAELTTAVAEIANVSHETAVGMQNVSSSTEEQLATTQEITASASALTELAAQLQSMVSQFRLGRTS
- a CDS encoding SDR family oxidoreductase produces the protein MNGSYASFIPNGIQYPDLAGKVAVVTGGSRGLGAASAQALAKNGVSVAVVGRNQNAIDATVNRIVSTGGQAIGVAADCTVEADVALLHDRVANELGLVDILVVFAGGNGMPVATAKETIPHWREVIETDLTSTFLTISTFLPDMMAQQSGAIITMSSAAARQAARSSAAYAAAKSGVIALSRHLAGEFAKAGIRVNCIAPSAVENEKMRTWVSAEDRQALAETFPLGRIGQPEDVAAATLFFASSASSWITGVTLDIAGGKVML
- a CDS encoding IS1634 family transposase, whose amino-acid sequence is MVSPVFAQIVSTKRREGKAVKKRRIASLGNVDGYSEEEIQQFIRTLESLLQNRASGSIEDFDPKSTLSFGVPYVVQFLWDQLGLTKAVQNELKDRQVTFDVARYVKAMVCNRLMNPSSKLDLFHTIEDMYLPESGDEPWQLQHFYRALDHLMDMKPQLEKLIYQRLTDLLSFRLSLVLYDLTSTHLSGHHCPIGEHGYSRTHRPDLEQVELGLLVTPDGLPITHEVFAGNTPDKKTVKEILERLKKDFSVEQCVFVGDRGMVTKKNTELLAELQYPFIVGYHKRGRVVSDTLLTKYNDISVYTELRGNLSYLEVPASAVEDDEKGQDARYILCHNPLKAKTDEAFRVSALEEAEQALVEYGTWLEKPHRGRKTSTQSVMLKVSDILTKKGVQAFLEVEFNDEKLSYKRNEGALAKEALRDGKFVIKTNTNLPAEQVVTSYKTLMNVERAFREIKNFLDVGPVYHWNEKRVRGHIFVCVLAYLFEQEVQVMYRRWWEQREREAQQMDNAAGREQRLEELGARWYTGERIMKELKRWHVMKTEFLGKEFLSVPPPPQDLREVLKALNIPLPAKAIHLRQTSSGTLV
- a CDS encoding response regulator transcription factor; the protein is MDNSKTVLVVDDDPVIVELIRDFLENDGFQVESGTSADDALTVLAHTAVDCIILDVMMPGQTGFDLCKQLRVDSDVPILFLSARDDDVHKIRGLSIGGDDYIVKSASPAEVVARVKAILRRSSKPTSRHVVLDYGRLAVHLSAREVTVGGQSVAFTPKEYDLLCLLAEHPRQVFTYEYLLDKFWEGIGDKHTVRVHVARIREKVEQDANNPRFIVNVWGVGYRFEGTPV